One window of Campylobacter avium LMG 24591 genomic DNA carries:
- a CDS encoding CPBP family intramembrane glutamic endopeptidase gives MLIASFIFLAFALILYYFTSMLYNKHFVGIYPVNLSLHSFMTLFAILFLQLALMFVSFKFIPKKYLYEKAIRDLACENSLAFLLLIFLLNSLAEELIFRAILQENFGILLASVLFAAAHIAYYKKVFLLIFVFVQGLLLGLLYELTNSLLFCVLSHTVFNFLTVYLIKRKILIY, from the coding sequence ATGCTAATTGCAAGCTTTATCTTTCTTGCCTTTGCTCTTATCTTGTATTATTTTACATCCATGCTTTACAACAAGCACTTTGTAGGCATTTACCCTGTGAATTTAAGCTTGCATTCTTTCATGACGCTATTTGCTATTTTGTTCTTGCAGCTTGCCTTGATGTTTGTATCTTTTAAATTTATTCCCAAAAAATACCTTTATGAAAAGGCTATTAGGGATTTGGCTTGCGAGAATTCTTTAGCCTTTTTGTTGCTAATTTTTTTGCTTAATTCTTTGGCCGAGGAGCTAATTTTTCGCGCTATTTTGCAAGAAAATTTTGGCATTTTGCTAGCTAGCGTACTTTTTGCAGCCGCACACATAGCTTATTATAAAAAGGTATTTTTGCTGATATTTGTATTTGTGCAAGGCTTGTTATTAGGGCTTTTGTATGAGCTTACTAATTCTTTGTTATTTTGCGTTTTAAGCCACACTGTGTTTAACTTTCTCACTGTTTATCTAATCAAAAGAAAAATATTAATTTATTAA
- a CDS encoding RraA family protein → MLKDNVEFKRFFSDENLEEFCSGVFSDELDKLGYKNQVINGFKLNKSSNRMFGKIRTLLIETIQTPDENIKKGLGFLSGLGNGEVLFVKGSDEFAYFGELMSRLSMEIGLSGVVIDGLTRDSYFTQNIDLGVFCKGYSPKDIKGRGRVLDTDCEIKVKALSINSGDYVFGDSDAIVIIPQSIMKDLATNVLSAVKEEVRIKELIKQGISVNELLKSVKEF, encoded by the coding sequence ATGTTAAAAGACAATGTGGAATTTAAAAGATTTTTTTCAGATGAGAATTTAGAGGAGTTTTGTAGTGGGGTATTTTCCGATGAGTTAGATAAGCTAGGATATAAAAATCAAGTTATAAACGGCTTTAAGTTAAACAAAAGTAGCAATAGAATGTTTGGCAAAATAAGAACCTTGCTCATAGAAACCATACAAACACCGGATGAAAATATCAAAAAGGGACTTGGTTTTCTTTCTGGTTTAGGTAATGGAGAGGTGCTTTTTGTAAAGGGAAGCGATGAATTTGCTTATTTTGGAGAGCTAATGTCAAGGCTTTCTATGGAAATAGGGCTAAGTGGGGTTGTGATAGATGGTTTAACTAGAGATAGTTATTTTACGCAAAATATTGATTTAGGCGTATTTTGCAAGGGATATTCCCCAAAGGATATAAAAGGACGAGGTAGGGTTTTAGACACAGACTGTGAAATAAAAGTTAAAGCTTTAAGTATAAATAGCGGCGATTATGTGTTTGGAGACAGCGATGCTATCGTTATTATCCCGCAAAGCATAATGAAAGACTTAGCCACTAATGTGCTATCGGCTGTAAAAGAGGAAGTTAGGATTAAGGAGCTTATAAAACAAGGCATTAGCGTGAATGAGCTTTTAAAAAGTGTAAAAGAATTTTAA
- a CDS encoding UPF0323 family lipoprotein yields the protein MKHIKKVLHLSMVGGLVAVSAGALAACDNSQNQMPNQGSQNTQNQGAFVIIEETAPGQYKIKEQFPSAETRVVLQQLDGTERVLTKEEMDELIKAEEAKIDNGTSNLTKDSASMSSGGLSLGEALLASAAGAIIGSWIGSKLFNNQNFANQQRNAFSNQSAYQRSVNSFNNRATSAPNSASSRSGFFGGQKSGTAAGSQSYGS from the coding sequence ATGAAACACATAAAAAAAGTATTACATCTTAGTATGGTAGGTGGCTTAGTGGCAGTGAGTGCCGGTGCTTTAGCAGCTTGCGATAATTCGCAAAATCAAATGCCAAATCAAGGCTCACAAAACACACAAAATCAGGGAGCCTTTGTCATTATAGAAGAAACTGCACCCGGACAATACAAAATCAAAGAGCAGTTTCCAAGTGCTGAAACAAGAGTGGTTTTACAACAGCTTGATGGCACTGAAAGGGTTTTAACGAAAGAAGAAATGGATGAGTTGATTAAGGCGGAAGAGGCTAAGATAGACAATGGCACCTCAAATTTAACTAAAGATAGTGCTAGTATGAGTTCTGGCGGGCTTTCCTTGGGCGAAGCCTTGCTTGCAAGTGCAGCTGGTGCGATAATTGGCTCTTGGATAGGCTCAAAGCTTTTTAATAACCAAAATTTTGCTAATCAGCAAAGAAACGCTTTTTCAAACCAAAGTGCATATCAAAGAAGCGTAAATAGCTTTAACAACCGTGCTACAAGTGCCCCAAATTCAGCTTCCTCTCGCTCGGGCTTTTTTGGTGGACAAAAAAGCGGTACAGCTGCTGGCTCTCAAAGCTATGGTTCTTAA
- a CDS encoding glutathionylspermidine synthase family protein, which yields MNFKKVNPLTKEYLESIGFSWHTDKDGSNYLEDEIICISENEANAFYEASNELYDMFVAAAQKVIDENRFDELDIPFNLIDAIKMSWENDVHWHLYSRFDFAGGLDEKPIKLLEFNADTPTTLFETAILQWALLRQNDMNESSQFNSLYESLMDNFKRLITLDDSVDSFDEYYEGWKILFSSIAANSEDELTTRLLEHIAKEAGFNTNFSFIDEIEFSPEGIFKEGINYEYLFKLIPWENIAIEEGELAMLLTQIIKNQKAIILNPAYTLLFQSKGILKILWELYPNHPLLLETSDKPLKGKKCVKKPMFGREGANVSILDENGDVIQENGGEYSNNKFIYQEFTELNSKGENYYQAGVFFAYEACGLGFRKGSFIMDNFAKFVAHYIKE from the coding sequence ATGAATTTTAAGAAAGTAAATCCCCTTACAAAAGAGTATTTAGAAAGCATAGGTTTTTCTTGGCACACAGATAAGGACGGCTCAAACTACCTAGAAGATGAGATAATTTGTATAAGTGAAAATGAGGCAAATGCCTTTTATGAAGCTAGTAATGAGCTTTACGATATGTTTGTAGCAGCGGCTCAAAAGGTCATAGATGAAAACCGCTTTGATGAGCTTGACATACCTTTTAACCTAATAGATGCCATAAAGATGAGTTGGGAAAATGATGTACATTGGCATCTTTACTCAAGATTTGATTTTGCTGGTGGGCTTGATGAAAAGCCTATAAAATTGCTTGAATTTAATGCTGATACTCCAACCACACTTTTTGAAACTGCCATACTTCAGTGGGCTTTGCTAAGACAAAATGATATGAATGAAAGCTCACAATTTAACAGCCTTTATGAAAGCTTGATGGATAATTTCAAAAGACTTATAACGCTTGATGATAGTGTTGATAGCTTTGATGAGTATTATGAGGGCTGGAAAATTCTTTTTTCTAGCATAGCTGCAAATTCTGAGGATGAGCTTACTACAAGACTTCTTGAGCATATTGCAAAAGAAGCTGGCTTTAATACAAATTTTTCTTTTATAGATGAGATAGAATTTTCACCCGAAGGCATTTTTAAAGAGGGGATAAATTACGAATATCTTTTTAAGCTCATACCTTGGGAAAATATAGCCATAGAAGAAGGCGAACTTGCTATGCTTTTAACACAAATTATAAAAAATCAAAAGGCTATCATCTTAAATCCTGCTTATACCTTACTTTTTCAAAGCAAGGGAATTTTAAAAATTTTATGGGAGCTGTACCCAAATCATCCCTTACTTTTAGAAACGAGCGATAAGCCCTTAAAGGGTAAAAAATGCGTTAAAAAGCCTATGTTTGGTAGAGAGGGAGCTAATGTAAGCATTTTGGATGAAAATGGCGATGTGATACAAGAAAATGGCGGAGAATACTCAAACAACAAATTCATATATCAAGAATTTACAGAATTAAACTCAAAAGGTGAAAACTACTATCAAGCCGGTGTGTTTTTTGCTTATGAAGCTTGTGGCTTAGGCTTTAGAAAAGGCTCTTTTATAATGGATAATTTTGCTAAATTTGTAGCACATTATATAAAGGAGTAA
- a CDS encoding TylF/MycF family methyltransferase — MIKGYFPDTAVGLDDEKFCFVSLDADLYEPIKAGLEFFYPKMISGGVILVQDYYDEIFTGVKKAVNEFAKKHKIFFVAIGDDISVAIQKI, encoded by the coding sequence GTGATAAAGGGATATTTTCCTGATACTGCTGTGGGTTTGGATGATGAAAAATTTTGCTTTGTTTCTTTAGATGCTGATCTTTATGAGCCTATCAAAGCGGGACTAGAGTTTTTCTATCCTAAGATGATTAGCGGAGGTGTTATCTTAGTGCAGGATTACTACGATGAAATATTTACAGGAGTTAAAAAAGCTGTAAATGAATTTGCTAAAAAGCATAAAATATTTTTTGTGGCAATAGGAGATGATATTAGTGTGGCAATACAAAAAATTTAA
- a CDS encoding YajQ family cyclic di-GMP-binding protein, with protein MASEHSFDISASIDKQEIKNALEQAKKELENRYDLKGVACEFELNEKESIFTLHSSSEAKLDVLKDILVSKLIKRGINSNSLKELKRESGAKYRLLLKVNDSIDTESAKKINKAIKDSKLKVNSQIRGDEIRVSAKQIDDLQAVMRLVKDLNLELSLSFRNLK; from the coding sequence ATGGCAAGTGAGCATAGTTTTGATATAAGTGCTAGTATAGATAAGCAAGAGATAAAAAATGCCTTAGAACAAGCAAAAAAAGAGCTTGAAAACCGCTATGATTTAAAGGGCGTTGCTTGCGAATTTGAGCTTAATGAAAAGGAAAGTATTTTTACCCTGCATTCCTCAAGCGAAGCAAAGCTTGATGTCTTAAAGGATATTTTAGTATCAAAGCTTATAAAAAGAGGTATCAACTCAAATTCCTTAAAAGAGCTTAAAAGAGAAAGCGGAGCTAAGTACAGGCTTTTACTCAAGGTAAATGATAGCATAGATACAGAAAGTGCAAAAAAGATAAATAAGGCTATAAAAGATAGCAAACTAAAGGTAAATTCACAGATAAGAGGCGATGAAATTCGTGTCAGTGCTAAGCAAATAGATGACTTACAAGCTGTGATGAGACTTGTTAAGGATTTAAATTTAGAACTAAGCCTTTCTTTTAGGAATTTAAAGTAG
- a CDS encoding KdsC family phosphatase, with protein MKFITKILGLNPTYSFKKLRNKYEIKLLVLDVDGVMSDGGMYYTSEGKEIKKFNTKDGLAIKSLIENSKIEVAFLSSGMDDKIISHRASMLGVKRFYVGGEKKEFILKKWIKELDLEAKDVAYIGDDVNDLDAMKLCGLKACPSDASKEIKDIVDVILDKKGGEACVREFIDEFLDKECLC; from the coding sequence ATGAAATTTATAACTAAAATTCTTGGCTTAAACCCAACATACAGCTTTAAAAAATTAAGAAACAAATACGAAATAAAACTCCTAGTGCTTGATGTGGATGGTGTTATGAGTGATGGTGGAATGTATTATACAAGCGAGGGCAAAGAGATAAAGAAATTTAATACAAAAGATGGTTTGGCCATTAAAAGTTTGATAGAAAATTCCAAGATAGAAGTGGCCTTTTTAAGTTCTGGGATGGATGATAAAATCATATCTCATAGAGCTTCTATGCTAGGTGTAAAAAGATTTTATGTAGGCGGTGAGAAAAAAGAATTTATCTTAAAAAAATGGATAAAAGAATTAGACTTAGAAGCAAAAGATGTAGCCTATATAGGCGATGATGTAAATGATCTTGATGCTATGAAGCTGTGTGGTTTAAAGGCTTGTCCAAGCGATGCAAGCAAGGAGATAAAAGATATAGTAGATGTGATTTTAGATAAAAAAGGTGGCGAAGCCTGTGTGAGAGAATTTATAGATGAGTTTTTAGATAAGGAGTGTTTATGTTAA
- the aroF gene encoding 3-deoxy-7-phosphoheptulonate synthase encodes MILHINKKINENLLNDIVKHYDAFVYDKGEFYVVITSSSVKELEQNFKGFVDESFVFDSDMQLSSSSYMQKRKVSLSDDLCIGADSKNTLVMIGPCSVESKEQVEQSAKLITSLGLKVLRAGAYKPRTSPYSFQGLAKEGLKILAEIRKKYKLKIITEARDCTHIDEILDYADIVQIGAKAMYDHGILKACSKSKKPVLIKRGFGSSLQEFVQAAEFVLSGGNENVILCERGIRTFETKTRFTLDLCGVAYLKQYTNLPIVLDPSHAMGYAYGVSDLSRACLAMGIDGLLIEVHPNPKYAKSDASQQLNHKEFSELFESLKPIAKAIDVSLV; translated from the coding sequence ATGATACTACATATAAATAAAAAGATAAATGAGAATTTATTAAACGATATTGTTAAGCATTACGATGCTTTTGTGTATGATAAGGGTGAATTTTATGTTGTAATCACTTCATCTAGCGTAAAAGAGCTAGAGCAAAATTTTAAAGGCTTTGTGGATGAAAGCTTTGTATTTGATAGCGATATGCAGCTTTCTTCCTCCTCATATATGCAAAAACGAAAAGTGAGTTTAAGTGATGATCTTTGCATAGGTGCAGATAGTAAAAATACCTTAGTTATGATAGGACCTTGCTCTGTTGAATCCAAAGAACAAGTAGAGCAATCAGCGAAATTAATCACAAGTCTTGGTTTAAAGGTTTTAAGAGCTGGAGCGTATAAACCAAGAACTTCGCCGTATAGCTTTCAGGGTTTAGCTAAAGAGGGTTTAAAAATCTTAGCTGAGATAAGGAAAAAATACAAATTAAAGATAATAACTGAGGCAAGAGATTGTACGCATATAGATGAGATATTAGACTACGCTGACATAGTGCAAATAGGTGCAAAGGCTATGTATGATCATGGAATTTTAAAGGCTTGTTCAAAGTCTAAAAAACCGGTTTTGATAAAAAGAGGCTTTGGCTCAAGCTTACAAGAATTTGTTCAAGCGGCTGAATTTGTGCTTAGTGGAGGAAACGAAAATGTGATACTTTGCGAAAGAGGCATAAGGACATTTGAGACCAAGACTAGATTTACTTTAGATTTGTGCGGTGTTGCTTACCTAAAGCAATATACAAATTTGCCTATCGTGCTTGATCCAAGTCACGCTATGGGTTATGCTTACGGGGTTAGTGATCTTAGTAGAGCTTGTTTGGCTATGGGCATTGACGGGCTTTTAATAGAGGTTCATCCAAATCCAAAATATGCAAAATCGGACGCTTCTCAACAACTAAATCATAAAGAATTTAGTGAGCTTTTTGAAAGCTTAAAACCCATAGCAAAAGCCATAGATGTGAGTTTGGTATGA
- a CDS encoding glycosyltransferase family 2 protein produces MQNPKISVLIPSYNSIKYIQEALESVQKQSLKDIEILCIDAYSNDGTLEFLQEKAKEDERIKLILSSKKSLGYQLNLGFDNACGEYVSIVESDDYVKEDMCEKLYNLALKTKCEVIKADMIKFTRKKRQKNIYRSIYDEKDLYEKILDKKHKNSLAKHSWTINQSAIYKLDFIRKFKIRANESEGASYQDCALWILFIFLAPSIYLHPEAFYFYRQDNENSSIHSKEKVYAVCDEFAFTDSFLNEYKDIKDELYPAILYRKYVTYWWNFKRIDDKFKEDFLKVFASEFKDELDKLDPYFFGKGAIKELKKIIANPVKFYKDYKSPAFKIRKFGARYKNRFLKLIKLKD; encoded by the coding sequence ATGCAAAATCCTAAAATTTCTGTGCTAATTCCAAGTTATAATTCCATAAAATACATCCAAGAAGCCCTAGAAAGTGTGCAAAAGCAAAGCCTAAAGGATATAGAAATCCTTTGCATAGACGCATATTCAAATGACGGCACCTTAGAATTCTTGCAAGAAAAAGCTAAAGAAGATGAGAGGATAAAACTCATACTTTCTTCTAAAAAAAGCCTCGGTTATCAGCTAAATTTAGGCTTTGATAATGCCTGTGGTGAGTATGTAAGCATAGTTGAAAGCGATGATTATGTAAAAGAGGATATGTGCGAAAAGCTTTATAACTTAGCCTTAAAAACAAAATGCGAAGTGATAAAAGCCGATATGATAAAATTCACAAGAAAAAAAAGGCAAAAAAATATTTATAGAAGCATTTATGATGAAAAAGATCTTTATGAAAAAATTTTAGATAAAAAGCACAAAAACAGCCTTGCAAAGCATTCTTGGACTATAAATCAAAGTGCCATTTATAAGCTTGATTTTATAAGAAAATTTAAGATAAGGGCAAATGAAAGTGAGGGAGCAAGTTACCAAGACTGTGCACTTTGGATTTTATTTATCTTCTTAGCACCTAGTATTTATTTACACCCAGAGGCTTTTTATTTTTATAGACAAGATAATGAAAACTCCTCCATACACAGCAAGGAAAAAGTCTATGCGGTATGCGATGAATTTGCCTTTACAGATAGCTTTTTAAATGAATACAAAGATATAAAAGATGAGCTTTATCCTGCCATTTTATATAGAAAATACGTAACATATTGGTGGAATTTTAAACGCATTGATGATAAATTTAAAGAGGATTTTTTAAAGGTTTTTGCAAGTGAATTTAAGGATGAGCTAGATAAGCTTGATCCTTATTTTTTTGGCAAAGGTGCTATAAAAGAGCTTAAAAAGATAATAGCCAATCCTGTGAAATTTTATAAAGACTACAAAAGCCCTGCCTTTAAAATCCGAAAATTTGGCGCTAGATACAAAAATAGATTTTTAAAGCTAATAAAACTCAAAGATTAG
- a CDS encoding D-2-hydroxyacid dehydrogenase — translation MKIVCLDAKTLGSYDLSKFKDFGDFVSYDLTKKDEVIQRLKDADVVMINKVVIDKEVMDNTPIKLILETATGVNNIDVEYAKQKGILVKNAAGYSTNSVLQHTFALIFAFLNQIPFYDKWSKDGSWCKSDIFTDYSRILNNLNGKKHGIIGLGTIGKEVARISTAFGANICYYSTSGKNSDKSYKQVSLDELLKTCDIISIHAPLNENTKNLLTKKELSLMKEGAILINVGRGGIVNEKDLAEILDEKNIRAGLDVLEVEPMLKNHPLLAVKNKERLIITPHVAWASFESLNALMDIVYNNLKEWIENGK, via the coding sequence ATGAAAATAGTATGCCTAGATGCAAAAACCTTAGGCTCTTATGATTTGTCTAAATTTAAGGACTTTGGAGACTTTGTAAGCTATGATTTGACAAAAAAAGACGAGGTTATACAAAGGCTAAAAGATGCTGATGTAGTGATGATAAATAAGGTTGTTATAGATAAGGAAGTTATGGATAATACCCCTATAAAACTCATACTAGAAACCGCCACAGGAGTAAATAATATAGATGTAGAATACGCAAAGCAAAAAGGCATACTTGTAAAAAATGCTGCTGGATACTCTACAAATAGCGTTTTGCAGCATACCTTTGCTCTCATTTTTGCTTTTTTAAATCAAATTCCATTTTATGATAAATGGAGCAAGGACGGATCTTGGTGCAAGAGCGATATATTTACTGATTATAGTAGAATTTTAAACAACCTAAATGGTAAAAAGCACGGCATTATAGGACTTGGTACCATAGGCAAGGAAGTGGCTAGAATTTCAACTGCCTTTGGGGCTAATATTTGCTACTACTCAACATCTGGTAAAAATAGCGATAAATCTTATAAACAAGTAAGCTTAGATGAGCTTTTAAAGACTTGCGACATAATAAGCATACACGCACCCCTAAATGAAAACACGAAAAATTTACTCACAAAAAAAGAGCTTTCTTTGATGAAGGAAGGTGCTATTTTGATAAATGTGGGACGCGGTGGCATAGTAAATGAAAAGGATTTAGCTGAAATTTTAGATGAAAAGAATATAAGAGCAGGACTTGATGTCTTGGAAGTAGAGCCTATGTTAAAAAACCATCCTTTATTAGCTGTAAAAAATAAAGAAAGGCTGATAATCACTCCACATGTTGCTTGGGCTTCCTTTGAGTCCTTAAATGCCCTAATGGATATAGTTTATAATAATTTAAAAGAATGGATAGAAAATGGCAAGTGA
- a CDS encoding CBS domain-containing protein — MKISASIYAKPKIDLALLDMLEDYKVDFIHIDCNDDMSVFDDIRWIKSKSKLPIDLHIISNKVSKFYDVLAELDIDYVTFQYENLEEELVIDSKIKSKIGIAITTNTDIKVFDKFKDLASFILIMASTPGKSGGSFDVVNFAKIKEFSRLYPDKKIHVDGGVNNEISFVLRNLGVYSIVSGSYLLNADDVFRNLSKLKFDICPEFSIDSFMTEVKYLPILHKKDMNLKTILEIIEKYQMGFCIIVSDRNFFEGVITSGDIRRFLLKNIDTVNKEITECILNNYAVVAKDTWNVREFLEHIRSTEKNLNFVPVLDSANTLVGAVSFEKLVKGEL, encoded by the coding sequence ATGAAAATATCTGCGTCCATATATGCAAAGCCCAAGATAGATTTAGCTTTGCTTGATATGTTAGAGGATTATAAGGTAGATTTTATACATATTGATTGTAATGATGATATGTCGGTGTTTGATGACATTAGATGGATAAAAAGCAAAAGCAAACTTCCCATAGATTTGCATATCATTTCAAACAAAGTTAGCAAATTTTATGATGTTTTGGCTGAACTAGATATCGACTATGTTACCTTTCAGTATGAGAATTTAGAGGAAGAGCTTGTCATTGATAGTAAAATCAAATCAAAAATAGGCATAGCCATAACAACAAACACAGATATAAAAGTCTTTGATAAATTCAAAGACCTAGCTTCTTTTATCTTGATTATGGCTAGCACTCCGGGCAAAAGCGGAGGAAGCTTTGATGTGGTAAATTTTGCAAAAATTAAAGAGTTTTCAAGACTTTATCCTGATAAAAAAATCCATGTTGATGGAGGGGTAAATAATGAAATTTCATTTGTTTTAAGAAATTTAGGAGTTTATTCCATAGTTTCTGGCTCTTACCTTTTAAATGCTGATGATGTTTTTAGAAATTTAAGTAAGCTTAAATTTGACATTTGCCCTGAATTTAGCATAGATTCTTTTATGACTGAAGTAAAATACCTGCCAATTTTGCACAAAAAAGATATGAATTTAAAAACTATCTTAGAAATAATAGAAAAATACCAAATGGGCTTTTGTATCATAGTGTCTGATAGAAATTTCTTTGAGGGTGTTATAACTAGCGGAGATATAAGGAGATTTTTGCTAAAAAATATAGACACAGTTAATAAAGAAATAACAGAGTGCATTTTAAACAATTACGCTGTAGTAGCTAAAGATACTTGGAATGTAAGAGAATTTTTAGAACACATAAGATCTACAGAAAAAAACTTAAATTTCGTACCGGTTTTAGATAGTGCTAATACCCTAGTAGGAGCTGTTAGCTTTGAAAAACTAGTTAAAGGAGAGTTATGA